One Osmia lignaria lignaria isolate PbOS001 chromosome 4, iyOsmLign1, whole genome shotgun sequence genomic window, TGTGTTAATAACTGTATTAATCACTATACTTatacattttattgtattttaattcaTACAAATCCTATAAAATGAcatttattgcaaatattttgaCTAACTTGGAATTTATGATAACAAACCTTGtacatacataaaaatattacaaaataatagaatacttttttctatcttataaacatataaaaaaaaatatattgaacaaTTTGTTTGCTCTGTCTCCCTCTAACTTTTAAAAGAATGTTCATAGAATGTGGCAGTTTTATACATTAAAGATATTCagatttatcaatataaaaataaacatgtAAAGGGTTCTAACAATAATCTaagttacaaataaaatttgtacatttaaGTTTGTACAAAGTAGCTTGGAACCAATgttcaaattataaaatatctttACTAGTCAATTTGCTAAAAACTTAATAAGAACTGtgcatttaaagaaaaaatatgtaCTGACTATAAAATGATGATATTGCACAATACTATATATGAACTATCTTCTAAGTGTATTTTTTGGAAGATTTGCATGAAATATAGATGATTATATATTATTCAAGAAACACATTGAATTACAACTATTTGGAATATATATGCATAAGGTTTGTAGTATCTGTTGTTAAGCTTTATATGTTTTATATATGCTAAACATTTGCTCAAAGAAAATGAATGTCAAAACAGTATGAGGACCTAAACGAGCATAATAAGGAAAGAATCCCTTCCATAATGAAAATAATCCCTCATTTTTACACACCTGAACTATGACATCTATTGCACCTTTAAACTCTGGTTTACCATCCACAATTTTCATGTTTTGAATCCTGTAAGCAGTGTGTAAAAATATGTGCCCAACTATTTGCTATTTAAGTATCATGTAACATTTACCTTGTCTTAGCAATATCAACTGGCATAGAAGCAAGAGTTGTTACTAAACCTGATATCATGGAACTTACAAAATGTAATGGAATACCTTCTTCAAAATAGCCTACTCAcataaaatgaagaaagaatatAAACAATTATTGGAACACCCTTCAATTGATATTAGTTTTTGACATTTGTACAAACCAGTATCAAGCAATATTTCTTTAGATTGAGAATATGATCCTAACTGAGCTGCATTTACAACCATAGCCCTTCCCATTGTTGGAACAGTACCTCTCCACAATGCTAAAAAACCTTCCTCTCTGGCTATACGAACTAATGCATTAAATGCATTTGAATAATTTCGTCTCTCAACTAAAAATATAGCAATACTAAGAAGTGTTGAATTCCTATTAAACAATCCACAAGTTTATGGACATACCAACAGGTAGTCTACCATCTGCAGTCATTCTAATCAAAGCAACTTCAGCAGGTGTACCTACAAATGCTCCTATAGCACCAGCAGTACTACCTATTAATGCTTTCATAAGAAAGTTTGGCGGGCTATCCTTTCTGAATATCAGGAATGCCAAATAGTGACAAATAGAGTATATAATATTTGTTATATCCTTATGCAATCAACAAAACAAAAAGGTACTCACGAAACAATTTCATACAACCATGCATTGACACCAAGTCTGGTTGTAGTATATGTACCTTGACGCAATAAACCAGCAGATAAACCCGAATAAAAAGCTAAGAAACCCTCATTTTTTGTCACTGAAGACATTACACTTATTGCTGATGTTTTTGTACCACTTAATTGCATtcgattttttattaaatctaatgGTTGAACAAAACAAGTGGCAGCCATTCTAAAATAAGATTTATAATATGAACTTCCTAATTCTTTAACGAAGTATGGATACAAAAATATGGCAAGgccttgaaattatttttactttcatgAAATATGCAAAGTTAAACTTATTTTGAAGAATATAAAAAACTATTGCACATCTACTATGAACTGTATATGAAAGTTCTTAATGTTCATATGTACTATTTAATATAagattatttgcaataaaaaaaaaaggaaaacaaaccCTGCAGTTCCTCCAAAAAGGAATTTTATTGCATTCGGCACCGTCTTTTCGTTACTCATTTTGACAATACTATGTGACACTTGGATTGACAGttaaaagatataaatatattGAACTTTTATTGATTTAAAAGAACTTAAAATaaactatttttaataactGTAATATTTACAGAAGTTTAAAATACAAGTGCTAGTTCAAAGTGGACTGCTCGCGAGCACTAAAGTAATCTAAATGAAGGTTTATCAAATTTTCGTAAAATTCCATCCTTCTCTTACCGACACCGAAATGATAAGAATTTGTACGCTTAGCGACATCTTGTAGCACAAGGTATACCgcattttataaagaaaaaaagatcccGATTTTAGGGGATATGCATATCAAgactaattaatataataattcgtATGTAGCTTTATCATGTTATGATAAATGTTATTATCATGTTATCACCTACTCATATGTAGattatttgtttataatatacACCCGCCCTTATATGCTCAACAATATATTCTTATATCATATGTATCATTcttattattgtataatatttaatatttatacacaTTAGTTTACCAAAATTGTATAAATCGCAGTTTATTAACCTCAAGATCATTATCATGATTCTGAACTGTGTTTTCAGAATGTTTctaatatatgtattataatatttttaaaacaatgttaattaaaaaaagttattaattaacataaaaattaaaagttgtTTCAATTTGCTTGTATACCTAAGTATACTTAAGCATAGTTTGATACTTAAGCAATACAGTACGATACTTCATAAAAATATGACTCACCATTTGTAGAATGCTTCGTGCGACCGTAGATTCTCGTTCTCTTCATGTAATCCAATTATGTCAGATATCTGTCACAAAACAAAGAAAtacaattaaacaaattattgaGTAGCATTCTATATGAGAATTGATCGTTTAAAAAGTAATACGAATCATTTAATGcaagaaaaaagataaaatgatgaaaaattccaAAACTACGGTACCCGGCCAATAGTTGTGCAAAATCATATTCGTATATCTTTTGatattatacttaatatttcaaaaaacttACCACATTCACTGCCCACTTGCTTATTTCACACTTTGTTCACTTTATATCACATTAATACTCATTAATTTAGAAAGATTTTAAACAAAATCACACGATTTAACGAGAGTAACGCGCACGTTTCGCGAATATTACAATAACTAACTGAAACGGTCACGTGACTACTACGCACAACATTTGAATCGTACTGTTTAAAtaagacaaaaaaataatacgaataattttttagtaaaaatatgcttgctaaagataataaaaaattttaattttaattttgattcataatgtttttataatttttattaactaaACTATTCTGAATATTTTCAAACATATATATACAACTCAagtgtgaaattaaatttcaacacAAAACgtaaacattaaaataaaaatataaaattgattgtTCTATATATTTCATGGTCATTTAGCTTCATATAACTTTGATTAAACAGTATACAGAATTCGTTTCACGAAAATGTAAACAGCCCTCCGGCTAATGTAGTGCGTCTTGCCGGTTGAATTGATTTCAGTAGTGGTCGTGATCGGTCAGAGACACGAGGAGGACGAAGTGTCACGTTGCTACAAGTGGTGAATAGAAGTGGTTGGAAAGCAGCTTCTTCTTGCAAATTAGTAAGTAAATTAGACTTAATATGATACTGACAATCGGTGTACGTAATAGATTAAAACAATTGGAAGGAAAATATCGATATCGATCATAAAATGTTATGTTATACGCCATGATCATTGTTGCACGAGGAAATACAAATGGCGTACTTTCTTGTCGACAGATTTTTCTCGTTCAACAACTGATTTGTGGTTTGTGATTCATTCTTCGTCACATTTGTCCGGTCTTCAGATGAAACAGGTAAGTGTTTCAATTGTTAAACTATAAAAATCAGCACCGGTAAATACCGGTCGTTCATTTCTTGAGAACAACGTACAACTGCGTAGTTTTCGTAAAACTACTTTGTTGAACTCAAAGTTTACAACAAAAGGAAGGGAAAGATAATTTGTTATGGTATTGTTTCCAAATACACGTAATACATATTCATTTTTacaattaacattttattatcA contains:
- the LOC117603365 gene encoding mitochondrial 2-oxoglutarate/malate carrier protein — encoded protein: MSNEKTVPNAIKFLFGGTAGMAATCFVQPLDLIKNRMQLSGTKTSAISVMSSVTKNEGFLAFYSGLSAGLLRQGTYTTTRLGVNAWLYEIVSKDSPPNFLMKALIGSTAGAIGAFVGTPAEVALIRMTADGRLPVVERRNYSNAFNALVRIAREEGFLALWRGTVPTMGRAMVVNAAQLGSYSQSKEILLDTGYFEEGIPLHFVSSMISGLVTTLASMPVDIAKTRIQNMKIVDGKPEFKGAIDVIVQVCKNEGLFSLWKGFFPYYARLGPHTVLTFIFFEQMFSIYKTYKA